The genomic window GATTTCGCTAATGACATGTTGATTTTGCGTTGTACTGAAGTTGATGGCAAGTTGACGACATGTTGATTTTCCGTCGTACTGAACTTGATGGACAAGTTCTTATATCAACCACAACGAGCGAGAGCAATTTATAGGGCACCAGATTTGCACAGCAAGATCTAACATCGACAGGGTGGATGCATGCACCTTCACCGCCTGCAGGTAACCACTGCTTGCTTGAGTCTCCTTCCTATGTGTGGGTACTGTATTTGTTACTTGCGTGGATCCACAGACCAAAGTGTCTTGGTTGCAAGAACTGCACGAGTAAATGGTGATTGGACAATGTCTTAAGATGACTGACTTTTCTACATGGAAGTAAGTGATTATGCAAATCCAAACTATGTATGTATAATGGTTTGACACTATTATTAATACCGATTTAGGTAGCATCATTTAGTTCATGCAACTGTAAGGCCATTTTGGCTATCACTACGAGAAATAACACCTATACAGGCTCCACCAGTAAACATCACAATTCATGTGTTGTTTTGGAAATTGACATGACAACAGTATGCTCCTCAACCTTGTAATCCTATGTTATGGGGGAAGAACAATTTTCAGTTATTTTCATGACTGCACATTTGATGTTTTCTGTTCAATGTTAAATCATAACCATTTGTGTTTTTAAGACATATCTAGACTGCAAAAACTTAACCATTTAGTTTTATGTATGAAAAATTACAATACTTTAATGAAATTCTAGATAGACAAGTTTGTTAAGGTGATTTTCTGTACAAAAAACAGTAAGTATGCAGCCCTAACTTGTTATCTGGATGGTTCAGCATGTGCATATAAGCTTTTGGCCTGCAATCAAGTTTGAAATTAAAAGTTCTGGAAAAATATACATGAAGTTCAGAGTTACTTTCTAAAAGTCTGATGCATCTCAAACTCTATTGCCTTCCTGCAGAGGAAATGGAAAGAGAGGTGGAGCTGGTGCAGGCTTTCCAGGCCATCGAGGCGGCCGCGCAGAGGTTCTTCGTCACGTACCAACAGGTCGTGGCGGCGGTGTGTGCCATGATGGAGGTGTCGGGCAAACGGGCGCTGTTCGTGCCAGCGAGCTCCACATTCTGGTTCGACATGTATGTTATTTTTCTCAATGAGAATGGTGTTAAATTAGATTACTCAGAATCCCGGTTTTGGCCATGTATGTGCATTTTAAACGTTTGTTTATATATGAACCAAAAACTGAGGTGAGTTGTGATTTCCGAATCTGGTGAGGGAATTAGAAAAACTTAAGACGAAGTAGGAGAGGGTCTTGAAGTATACTGCCATCAACCTGATCGATATGTTCCTCCTTGCATTTGCTCCATTACATGAACTGAAAATCCAGCAATGTTGTAAAAGAGATAAATAGTGAACTTATGggtttttcatttgtagatgctTTTGACTGCTATAAGTTTCATAAAATATTTTGTCCATCAAACTCTATGTTTCTTATACATGAAAAAAGATATGCAACTGCAGGAAGAAAGAGTACAATGATCGTTGGAGAGTGGAGACGGTGGAAGAGGGTGGGAACCACATGATCATTGCAGCGCTTTGCTACTTACCATTGTCATGTAGAGGGTGCTCCCGGGTGATTGGCAATGCATGCCAGTTACCATTTGTTGGTTAGGTATTTTTACAAATTGTAATAGAAATGGTATGAGTTCTCAAGCAGGAGCTGGAGCTACTTTTTGTTCGTCAGTTTAATTTTTACTAACCTGTAACTTAAGCTGCAACTACTGTGTCAAGTGGCAGCTGGTGAGCCAGATCAAAAATGGATCGATGAGTGTCAACATCCTTGGTTCTGAAGCAATTCGTGAAGCGTCTCCGGCCAGAACAATCTGCTGCTTACAGAGTATTGTCTGCCTAGAAGCCATGTTGCTAGATAAGTATAAACACTGGGACTATCAAGAAGCTGGTGAGTTTCTACCATCCTTCATTGTTAGCATGATTAGACATTCAATATATTTATTCATATTCATATATTTTTTAAATCTATGCGAAGCTCATGTTTAGATACTTGATGCTGACATGTGCACCAAAAATCTAAAATGAACACAATTATTAATGGATGATACTTTGATCAATAATTTCTATGGCTTCGGTCATGCACTGATTTTGCTATATTCTGTTCTTCTAAAAACAATTCATCACAAAATTTCAGCTGAGCTCCACTGCATCTTATCCTGAATCTCCGTCGATTATTTTTTCAAAGATTTATTGCATTTATGACTGCCTTGCCGGCCATCATCCCACTCCCCATGGCATCGATGGAGTCTTGGGGCAAAGTTTAGGTGATTATTTGGCAATGCAAAATTAGTACGCTCGTCTAACTTGGCTACCATTGGTGCATTACTTTCTTTGACAACATATTTGGACTTTGCATGAATACAGAAGTGATGGTTGGAGTAATAGTTGTGGAGAAATAGAGTTGCATTTTAGGATAATGGGTAAAATTGGAGCTATGATTAGTTGTGGGTTTAAGAATTGAGATCTAGAAAATGCATTGTTCATTTACTTCATTTAAACTGGCATGTCACTTGTCACATCCATGGAAATAATTTGCTGAAGAGACAACAAAGTTTAGTTTCAGGTCGTGTCTTCTTTTGTTTCACGGTTGTTTAAACTTTGTGGCGTCGCTGTTCCTGTCGGCCTTCATTAGGTTGATGTACTATTCTCTTCTTAATAATATATTTATACACGTAGCATGTTCATGGAAAAAATGAAATGAGTTTTTGCTACATTTGAGCATTGCATTTTAAAGTAAAGTTTCAGCCATTATTTTCTACCAGAAATTTAGTGATCTATATGCAAACAATCTCTCTATTTTTAGTAATCTTGTGGGACGTCAGAGAACAGATGACATGATCACATCCCCAGTAAATGTGTCAATCATACTAAACCATTGACAATTTCTAATTTTGGATATTGAAAGAATGATATTTTCTCGAGTAAAATGAGAATGCTGATTAATCCATTTTCTATTTCTGAGCTATCTTGATAATTCTTAGCTATTTTGATGTTTCGCTTGATAGCAATTATTACT from Triticum aestivum cultivar Chinese Spring chromosome 3B, IWGSC CS RefSeq v2.1, whole genome shotgun sequence includes these protein-coding regions:
- the LOC123070114 gene encoding uncharacterized protein, which produces MHAPSPPAEEMEREVELVQAFQAIEAAAQRFFVTYQQVVAAVCAMMEVSGKRALFVPASSTFWFDMKKEYNDRWRVETVEEGGNHMIIAALCYLPLSCRGCSRVIGNACQLPFVG